The DNA segment CGGATTTTTCTTCTTTGTGCAGATATATTGCAAAGCTGCCCGGCTTGTGGAATAGAATTGCTTTTCCTTTAAAAAAACTAATTTTTTTTGCCAATCTGAATAGGATTTTTGTTGACTAAGAAGGAGAAAATCAATCTTTTCTTTGTACAACTTTTCTAAAAAATGACGATCTTTCTCAGAATGAATTAAGTTATCTGGTATCAGTAATGTTTTCCTTTGTATGTTCATAGTTTAAGTGTAGCACTACTACAGGTTTTATCACAATTGTGTTAGTATGAACACATGAATAAATATCGTAAATGGCTTTTCAGTATTTTGGGAGTTTTGTTCGTTATTTTACTTACGGTGGTTCATTCTTTCTGGATTAGTCCAAATCGTTTTAAGATACGAAAAGAAATTTTATCTTCCAAACAAATTCCTAAATCCTTACATAATCTTCGTATTTTGTACTTTAGTGATCTTCAATATGGTGAATTTATGAACCAAAAACGTCTACACTCTTTGGTCAAACAAATCAATTCTTTACAAGCGGATGTTGTTTTATTTGGTGGTGATGTGTATAGTACAATTGCGAAAATTGATATTGAGTCAAATAAACAAATTCAAAGCGAACTTTCTTCTATTCAAGCGAAATATGGTAAGTTTGCAGTCTTAGGTGATCAAGATGAGATGGATAAACAGCACTTACAAGCGGTTCAAAGTGTTTTAACTCAAAGTAATTTTGAAATTCTTAAAAATCAATCCGTTTTATTGCATAAGGGTGAAATGGATAGCATTGTGTTAGTTGGCTTAGCGAATGGTATCACTAGTTCTATCGACGCCAAGAAAGCGTATGAGAATTTAATGCCGACGCATTATGTCTTAGCCTTCTCTCACACCCCGGATTCTGCGAAACAAGTTCCCCCTGATTTGACGGATTATTATTTAGCCGGACATAGTTTAGGTGGACAGATTTATTATTTATTTGGCTCATTAAGCAGACCAATAATGGCGAAAGAAATCTTCCGTGGTAAGTCTTCTATCAAAGGTAAGTTTGATGTCGATGTGACCAATGGAGTTGGTACCATCAAAAAAGATATTCGCTTTCTAAGTCCGGCTGAAATGGTCTTATATACCTTGAAAAAGGATTAACGCATGGTTAATCCTTTTAAAATACCTCATCTAACTGTTTCCGTAGAAACAAGGACGCATTTTTACAAATCTCTTGCCAATTATCTTGACCGGTGTACCAAAACTCAGCTGTGAAAAGATGCACACCCAATTCTTTTAATACCTGCAAATCCTTTACGTATTCTGTATGACCTGTTCCAAAAGGAACTTCGCGATAGTGACCGGGTAGGGTTTCCTTTAAATGAGCGGCGATAAGATGACCTATCCCTTTTTTTAAATCATCCCCAACCTCGTGTCCATAGATTTTCGCTGCATTGGTTAAATTACCAATATCAGGAAATACTTGTAAGTAAGGGCTATTTATTCTGTTCACATATTCCATCGCTTTTTCCACCGTATCCATAAATGGTGTTTCCATGGTTTCAAATCCCATGAGAATCCCTTCTTTTGCGGCCATATCACAAGCTAGGCTTAAATTCTTAACGAATTGATTTCTAGTGTGTTCATTACCTTGTTCATAATAGACATCATAACCGGCTAGTTGAATCATGCGAATGCCTACTTTAGTAGCAAAAGAAATAGCTTTTTGCATAATATCAATACTTCTTTGCCTCGTTTCTTCATTTAAAGAGCCCAAAGGGTATTTCCGATGTCCGCTTAAACACATCGTTCTTATAGGAATATTTGTCTCAAGGATAGCTTGGTTTATCTCATGAATTTTCTCATCACTAAAATCCAATCTAGCTAATTTTTCATCACTTTCATCCATACTAATTTCCAAATGATCAAAACCCGCTTCTTTAACAAACAAAAGCTTTTCCTTGATGGACAAACGATTAGGCATGGATTTTTCATACATCCCTAATAGATACTTTTTATTTTTGCCCATAATAAGCTCCCGGTCCATGTTTTCTTAAGAAATGTTTATCCAATAATTCCTGTTGCATCATACCAACATGAGGGTTAATTATAAGTGTTTTTATTGCCATGGTACAAAGTTCCTCTAAGACAACCGCATTATGCACAGCCTCTTTCGCATCTTTACCCCAGATAAACGGTCCATGACTATTCACCAAAACGGCAGGCATTTGAATAGGATTAAGCTTTCTTTCGTTAAAGGTTTCCACAATGACTTTCCCCGTATTAAGTTCATAGTCTTTTTTAATCTCATCCACATACATCTTTCTTGTACAAGGAATATTGCCATAAAAATAATCTCCATGGGTTGTTCCTAAAGCTATCACATCCTTACCTGCTTGAGCAAAGGAAGCCGCATTTCGAGAATGCGTATGAACGACACCGCCAATCTCTTTAAAATGACGATAGATTTCTAAGTGGGTTGCTAAATCACTAGATGGTTTTAAAATACCCTCGACAATCTTACCATTCATATCCACAACCACCATATCATCGGCTTTCATATTTTCATATTCAACCCCACTTGGTTTAATCACAATCAATCCTTTTTTACGATCTATTTCTGAAACATTGCCCCAAGTAAACGTCACTAAATCATATTTAGGCAAATCAAGATTGGCACGAAGTACTTTTTTCTTCAATTCTTCTAACATAATTAATCACTCACCTTATAAATAGCCGCCTCATTGGCTGTATGATTGGCAGAAATAATCAAATCATAGTCTTGGAAATTCACCACATCAATATTGGCTGGACCTTTTCCTTTATCCACATAAGTAAGCACATATTCCCCATTCATGTATTGCAAAATGAATAACTCTGCATCCACCCTTCGAACACCGGCGATAAAACTATTCACACCGCGGATTGATTTACCAACCAATGTGTGAGCAAAATCAATAGTATTTGGATACACATAATCTTCCACATACTTACCATTCACTAATTTATAGACTTTAATACAATTGCCATGGAATGGTTCAATGGTCATCAATTCTTCCACACCATCATGATTGATATCGGATAAAGCCACCTCACCAATTTGACCGTCTAGTATCTTTTCAATATTCCATTTTCCCACTTCATTTGAAGATGGAGATACACGGATTAAGCCTTGATCACTACCAAAATAACCGCATGGTAATCCTTCATAAGTTCCCCGACAATAACCATGGTTTCTAAATAAGCCATCCACTAATAATTCCAAGTGAATTTCATCTTCAAGATTTTCAGGTAATTGGGTAACATAAATTTGACCTGGTAAACTCCAGTCTTCTTTGTTTTGTTTATTTTTAGCAATGGTCGCTAGGATTAAATAATCCATTCCGTGCACATGATAAATATCAAAACGATGCACATAAGGTAATGCGAATAAATCTCTAATTGCCCAACCATCTTCTAGCTTTTTACCCCAAACAATCTTCGCTTTGGAAGGAGTAACTTTCAAATAAAATTCATTGACAGCCAAAAATTCCCCTTTTCTTGTTGGAAAAGGAATAATGGACATACAACCACC comes from the Bulleidia sp. zg-1006 genome and includes:
- a CDS encoding metallophosphoesterase, which encodes MNKYRKWLFSILGVLFVILLTVVHSFWISPNRFKIRKEILSSKQIPKSLHNLRILYFSDLQYGEFMNQKRLHSLVKQINSLQADVVLFGGDVYSTIAKIDIESNKQIQSELSSIQAKYGKFAVLGDQDEMDKQHLQAVQSVLTQSNFEILKNQSVLLHKGEMDSIVLVGLANGITSSIDAKKAYENLMPTHYVLAFSHTPDSAKQVPPDLTDYYLAGHSLGGQIYYLFGSLSRPIMAKEIFRGKSSIKGKFDVDVTNGVGTIKKDIRFLSPAEMVLYTLKKD
- a CDS encoding L-ribulose-5-phosphate 3-epimerase is translated as MGKNKKYLLGMYEKSMPNRLSIKEKLLFVKEAGFDHLEISMDESDEKLARLDFSDEKIHEINQAILETNIPIRTMCLSGHRKYPLGSLNEETRQRSIDIMQKAISFATKVGIRMIQLAGYDVYYEQGNEHTRNQFVKNLSLACDMAAKEGILMGFETMETPFMDTVEKAMEYVNRINSPYLQVFPDIGNLTNAAKIYGHEVGDDLKKGIGHLIAAHLKETLPGHYREVPFGTGHTEYVKDLQVLKELGVHLFTAEFWYTGQDNWQEICKNASLFLRKQLDEVF
- the araD gene encoding L-ribulose-5-phosphate 4-epimerase — translated: MLEELKKKVLRANLDLPKYDLVTFTWGNVSEIDRKKGLIVIKPSGVEYENMKADDMVVVDMNGKIVEGILKPSSDLATHLEIYRHFKEIGGVVHTHSRNAASFAQAGKDVIALGTTHGDYFYGNIPCTRKMYVDEIKKDYELNTGKVIVETFNERKLNPIQMPAVLVNSHGPFIWGKDAKEAVHNAVVLEELCTMAIKTLIINPHVGMMQQELLDKHFLRKHGPGAYYGQK